From Acetobacteroides hydrogenigenes, one genomic window encodes:
- the mutY gene encoding A/G-specific adenine glycosylase gives MIFSQVLVKWYAANKRILPWRETGNPYYIWVSEVILQQTRVAQGIDYYIRFINTFPTVYDLAHADIDRVLKVWQGLGYYTRARNMHATAKEIVDNHKGAFPRTYQELIKLKGIGDYTASAIAAFAFGEAVAAVDGNVYRIFARLFGIDTPIDTQKGKLELKVIANSMLDRENPGVYNQAIMDFGGTVCTPKRPNCFSCPVMEICSAFRNRKVDQYPVKSKTIKKTERYLTYIIPQKGSQTYIAKRVNDDIWKSLYEFPLIETDRQMEVDEIVETDNWAKLFEGKAVDVLYFSSPKKYLLSHQRIFARFVVVRMDEESQLLKEKFSAINLSEIHNYSTSRLIEGFLAAEPVEKYFKKSTKD, from the coding sequence ATGATATTCTCACAGGTTTTGGTTAAGTGGTATGCTGCTAACAAGCGAATACTACCTTGGAGAGAGACGGGGAATCCATACTATATATGGGTTTCGGAGGTGATTTTGCAGCAAACTCGCGTTGCTCAAGGGATTGACTACTATATTCGCTTTATAAATACCTTCCCAACGGTTTACGATTTGGCCCATGCCGACATCGATCGCGTACTGAAGGTATGGCAAGGTTTGGGCTACTATACTAGGGCTCGAAATATGCATGCAACCGCAAAGGAGATTGTGGACAATCATAAAGGTGCTTTTCCTCGAACATACCAAGAGTTAATCAAGCTAAAGGGGATTGGGGACTATACTGCATCGGCCATTGCTGCTTTTGCCTTTGGAGAGGCGGTAGCGGCTGTAGACGGCAATGTGTACCGTATTTTTGCTCGACTATTCGGCATTGATACTCCTATAGACACACAAAAAGGCAAGTTAGAGCTAAAGGTTATTGCGAATAGTATGCTTGACAGGGAGAATCCGGGGGTGTACAATCAGGCGATAATGGATTTTGGAGGAACGGTTTGTACTCCTAAGAGGCCAAACTGCTTTTCTTGCCCGGTAATGGAGATTTGCAGCGCTTTCCGAAACCGAAAGGTCGATCAATATCCTGTTAAATCGAAAACTATAAAAAAAACGGAGCGATACCTTACCTATATTATACCACAGAAGGGAAGTCAGACCTACATAGCAAAGCGCGTTAACGACGATATCTGGAAGTCGCTTTATGAGTTCCCTCTCATAGAGACGGATCGGCAGATGGAGGTTGACGAAATTGTCGAAACCGATAACTGGGCAAAGCTATTCGAGGGGAAAGCGGTTGATGTGCTCTACTTTTCGTCGCCAAAGAAGTATTTGCTGAGCCATCAACGCATTTTTGCCCGTTTTGTGGTTGTTCGAATGGATGAGGAATCGCAACTTTTGAAAGAAAAATTTTCGGCAATAAATTTGTCCGAAATCCACAACTACTCTACATCACGGCTTATCGAAGGCTTTCTTGCGGCGGAGCCTGTTGAAAAATATTTTAAAAAAAGCACGAAAGATTGA
- a CDS encoding HU family DNA-binding protein → MTKADIVNEISKNTGIEKVTVQKTVEAFMEAIKDSLVKDKNVYLRGFGSFIVKKRAQKTARNISKNTTIIIPEHNIPSFKPAKSFTGKVKTSVKSSK, encoded by the coding sequence ATGACAAAGGCAGATATCGTAAACGAGATTTCGAAAAATACCGGAATTGAGAAAGTAACTGTGCAGAAGACAGTTGAAGCATTTATGGAGGCAATTAAGGACTCTTTAGTGAAGGACAAGAACGTTTACTTAAGAGGATTTGGTTCGTTCATCGTTAAGAAGAGAGCTCAAAAAACAGCTCGCAACATTTCGAAGAACACTACCATCATCATTCCTGAGCACAACATTCCTTCGTTCAAGCCTGCTAAGAGCTTCACTGGCAAGGTGAAAACTTCGGTAAAATCGAGCAAATAG
- a CDS encoding MoaF-related domain-containing protein, with protein sequence MKVLHLLIGVVLVGTISCQQQKKGEDRIVVTSEESSDSTRVIGKRLRLTYPEYTVFESFKSDSTITWTSVNIDGEREEGSESISYFLVEDNIHFVGWITANGDVVSQVLDTKGMKVYTVVSKPSGVNKSVKRKGEVLSGTIKFLK encoded by the coding sequence ATGAAGGTTTTGCACCTACTTATAGGAGTCGTTCTTGTAGGAACCATCTCCTGTCAACAACAAAAAAAAGGAGAGGATAGAATTGTGGTAACCTCCGAAGAGTCCTCTGATTCTACAAGGGTAATTGGAAAACGCTTGCGGTTAACATATCCTGAGTACACCGTTTTTGAATCGTTTAAGTCCGATTCGACAATTACATGGACTAGTGTGAATATTGATGGTGAGCGGGAAGAGGGTAGTGAAAGTATAAGCTACTTTCTTGTTGAAGATAATATCCATTTTGTAGGATGGATTACTGCAAATGGGGATGTTGTGAGCCAGGTGCTTGATACAAAGGGTATGAAAGTTTATACAGTTGTTAGTAAACCTAGTGGCGTCAATAAATCAGTAAAGCGCAAAGGTGAAGTTCTAAGCGGTACAATTAAATTCTTGAAATAG
- a CDS encoding single-stranded DNA-binding protein, producing the protein MINKVILVGNVGADPEVRRFDSNTPVANFRMATSETYTDKQGVRQTNTEWHNIVAWRGLAEIVEKYVKKGSQLYVEGRLRTRSYDDANGVKKYVTEIVADTMKLLGRREGENQNDSYSYGQANSAAITSQVDAIEAEGSDDLPF; encoded by the coding sequence ATGATTAATAAAGTAATTCTTGTAGGAAATGTCGGTGCCGATCCAGAGGTGAGGCGCTTTGACTCTAACACTCCGGTGGCTAATTTTCGTATGGCAACTAGTGAGACCTACACCGACAAGCAAGGGGTACGTCAAACTAATACGGAATGGCATAATATTGTAGCCTGGAGAGGATTGGCCGAGATCGTTGAAAAGTATGTGAAGAAGGGTTCTCAACTTTACGTTGAGGGTCGTTTGCGTACGCGCAGCTACGACGATGCCAATGGCGTTAAGAAGTACGTTACAGAAATTGTAGCGGATACCATGAAGCTCTTAGGTAGGCGCGAAGGCGAGAACCAGAACGATAGCTATTCGTATGGTCAGGCGAATTCTGCTGCAATTACTAGTCAGGTTGACGCGATTGAAGCAGAAGGCAGCGACGATCTTCCTTTCTAA
- a CDS encoding geranylgeranylglyceryl/heptaprenylglyceryl phosphate synthase, translating to MTVFKNIQSTIGQRPMLALLVDPDKVGDASARDTLINRISNSKVDLVLVGGSLIFSSVDDTVVALKRGCGKPVVLFPGLSSHFTPSADAILFLSLLSGRNPEFLIGNHVHAAIPIMKSGIEVIPTAYILVDGGRTTSVEYMSNTHPIPANKPDIALATAAAAQLLGFRMIYLEAGSGALNHVPKETILQVKQHVSLPVIVGGGIRTEESLCEVLDGGADVVVVGTAFEEDAGLIDRFAEIVSTRSRNEER from the coding sequence ATGACGGTATTTAAGAATATACAAAGCACCATAGGGCAGCGCCCGATGCTGGCGCTGCTGGTTGACCCCGACAAGGTGGGCGATGCAAGCGCGAGGGATACCCTTATTAATAGGATATCGAACTCGAAGGTAGATCTGGTGCTGGTGGGAGGAAGCCTCATCTTCTCGAGCGTTGACGATACTGTTGTGGCGCTGAAGCGGGGATGCGGGAAGCCTGTTGTGCTATTTCCCGGGCTGTCGTCGCACTTTACGCCATCGGCCGATGCCATCCTGTTCCTGTCGCTCCTCTCGGGGCGTAACCCCGAATTCCTGATCGGCAACCATGTGCACGCCGCTATCCCCATCATGAAAAGCGGCATCGAGGTTATCCCTACCGCCTACATTCTTGTTGATGGAGGCCGTACAACCTCGGTGGAGTACATGAGCAATACACATCCCATACCTGCCAACAAACCCGACATTGCGCTTGCCACCGCGGCGGCTGCCCAGCTGCTGGGCTTTCGGATGATCTACCTCGAGGCGGGTAGCGGCGCGCTAAACCACGTTCCGAAGGAGACCATCTTACAGGTGAAGCAGCATGTGAGCCTGCCGGTGATTGTGGGCGGGGGCATCCGTACCGAGGAGAGCCTATGCGAGGTGCTCGATGGTGGCGCCGATGTGGTGGTGGTGGGCACTGCCTTCGAGGAGGATGCGGGGCTGATCGATCGGTTTGCCGAGATCGTAAGCACAAGAAGTAGAAACGAGGAGCGTTAG
- the gldE gene encoding gliding motility-associated protein GldE: MLVAIILLLIVSGLISGSEIAYFSLTLSDKNKLNKKNTKSGVEAVRLLSKSDYLLSTILFARGILNVAVVILSAYIINSIVDFGQTPILGFVCQIVVIALFLLLFGQIIPRILAAHYPVKFVLFMAIPLSLLVKVFRPLSYLLIRSSRLFGKRILRRSIHNISMNDLSDAIDIAEPKSQENRSILKGIVEFVNTEASEIMTPRLDVVGVDISANYDALKKVVLESGYSRILAYDDSLDNVKGILYIKDLLPYLDEKSSFRWASLIRTPYFVPENKKINDLLEEFQTKKIHLAVVVDEYGGTCGIVSLEDILEEIVGEISDESDYDEEKDYVKLDENTYLFEGKTLLNDFVKVFEEAEDVFAEVKGEAETLAGLLLEIKGDFLQKGEELVYGGFTFKVDSIEKRRIKKVKVTIQNKDEEE; this comes from the coding sequence TTGCTTGTAGCAATAATCCTTTTGCTCATTGTCTCTGGACTAATCTCTGGCTCCGAAATTGCCTATTTCTCCCTTACGCTTTCCGATAAAAACAAGCTTAACAAGAAAAATACGAAGTCGGGAGTAGAGGCCGTAAGGCTACTTTCCAAGTCAGATTACTTGTTGAGCACCATTTTATTTGCTAGGGGGATTTTAAATGTTGCTGTGGTTATTCTATCGGCGTACATAATTAATTCTATAGTAGATTTTGGGCAAACTCCGATATTGGGCTTCGTGTGCCAGATTGTGGTAATAGCCTTATTTCTTCTGCTGTTTGGGCAGATAATACCAAGGATATTGGCTGCGCATTATCCGGTTAAGTTTGTGCTTTTTATGGCTATACCGCTTTCGCTACTGGTGAAGGTGTTTAGGCCATTGTCGTATTTGCTGATTCGATCATCGAGGTTGTTTGGTAAGCGTATTCTGAGGAGATCAATTCATAATATTTCGATGAACGATCTTTCGGATGCCATAGACATTGCGGAACCAAAATCGCAGGAGAATAGGAGCATCTTGAAGGGAATCGTTGAGTTTGTAAATACGGAGGCTAGCGAGATTATGACTCCCCGACTAGACGTGGTGGGGGTTGATATATCGGCAAACTACGATGCGCTTAAAAAGGTTGTTTTAGAATCGGGGTATTCCAGAATCTTAGCCTACGACGACTCGCTCGACAACGTGAAGGGCATTTTATACATCAAGGATCTATTGCCTTACCTCGATGAAAAAAGCAGCTTTCGATGGGCATCCTTGATAAGGACTCCTTACTTTGTGCCCGAGAATAAGAAGATAAACGACCTGCTGGAGGAGTTTCAAACAAAGAAGATTCACCTTGCAGTGGTTGTGGATGAGTATGGGGGAACCTGCGGAATTGTTTCGTTGGAGGACATCCTTGAGGAGATTGTCGGTGAGATATCGGACGAGTCGGACTACGACGAGGAGAAGGACTACGTGAAGCTGGATGAGAATACCTACCTCTTTGAGGGGAAGACCCTGCTCAACGACTTCGTGAAGGTTTTTGAGGAGGCCGAAGATGTTTTTGCAGAGGTAAAGGGCGAGGCCGAAACGCTTGCCGGGTTGCTGCTGGAGATTAAGGGCGATTTCCTTCAAAAAGGGGAAGAGCTGGTTTACGGAGGCTTCACCTTTAAGGTAGACTCTATAGAAAAGCGTAGAATTAAAAAGGTAAAAGTTACAATACAGAATAAAGATGAAGAAGAGTAA
- a CDS encoding LysE family translocator has protein sequence MELMLLLKGIIVGLLASIPLGPIGVLCVQRTINKGRLSGFFSGMGAAFADTVFATIAGFSLTFIMDFVEEWKIEFQIGGGILIFLLGLKIFMTNPISQMRKNRRQKNRLFEDFVSVFLLTVSNPMAIFLFVALFAYVNVVADGENFMSAGAILGGVLFGASLWWFTLTSFVNMYRKRFRIRQLWWINKIAGAVVMLIGIATIVELLFK, from the coding sequence ATGGAATTGATGCTACTCTTAAAAGGTATAATTGTAGGGTTGTTAGCGTCCATTCCGCTTGGTCCTATTGGCGTGTTGTGTGTGCAGCGGACAATAAATAAAGGTCGGTTATCCGGTTTTTTTTCAGGCATGGGTGCTGCTTTTGCAGACACTGTATTTGCGACAATCGCAGGGTTTAGCCTTACCTTTATAATGGATTTTGTAGAGGAATGGAAGATTGAGTTTCAAATTGGCGGGGGAATATTGATTTTTCTACTCGGTTTGAAAATATTTATGACCAATCCGATATCCCAAATGCGCAAGAATAGAAGGCAAAAGAATCGGTTGTTTGAGGACTTCGTTTCTGTATTTTTGCTAACTGTTTCGAATCCAATGGCAATTTTTCTTTTTGTTGCACTTTTCGCCTATGTGAATGTGGTTGCTGATGGCGAAAACTTTATGAGCGCAGGTGCTATTTTGGGAGGTGTGCTTTTTGGAGCTTCGTTGTGGTGGTTTACGCTTACCTCTTTTGTAAATATGTACCGAAAAAGGTTCCGCATACGACAGTTGTGGTGGATTAATAAGATCGCTGGAGCAGTAGTGATGCTGATTGGGATAGCAACTATTGTAGAACTTCTTTTTAAGTAG
- the gldD gene encoding gliding motility lipoprotein GldD — MKKSKRSYIYLALMVGLVSLIMESCGGNYTPKPRGYFRIALPKKSYALFDSTGFPYSFEYPKYAKLVPDREAGAEPYWVNINFRGYKAVLHLSYKRINNDLPTLLEDVHAFVYKHTIKADAILETAYSAPERKVYGTLYDIEGNAASALQFYLTDSTKNFVRGALYFYTRPNKDSLAPVVEYFRKDVVRLVDTFNWRR, encoded by the coding sequence ATGAAGAAGAGTAAGCGCTCCTATATATATTTGGCTCTTATGGTGGGGCTAGTTTCGCTGATTATGGAATCGTGTGGCGGGAACTATACGCCAAAGCCTAGAGGGTACTTCAGAATAGCCCTGCCCAAGAAGTCGTACGCGCTTTTCGATTCGACGGGCTTTCCCTACAGCTTCGAATATCCGAAGTACGCTAAGCTTGTTCCCGACAGGGAGGCTGGTGCTGAGCCCTACTGGGTAAACATCAACTTTAGAGGCTACAAGGCGGTGCTTCACCTTAGCTATAAGCGGATCAATAACGACCTGCCAACGCTGCTGGAGGATGTACATGCCTTTGTGTACAAGCACACCATTAAGGCCGATGCCATTCTCGAAACGGCCTACAGCGCTCCCGAGCGCAAGGTGTACGGAACGCTTTACGATATAGAGGGCAACGCGGCAAGCGCCCTTCAGTTCTACCTTACCGACAGCACCAAAAACTTTGTTCGCGGTGCGCTCTACTTCTATACCCGCCCCAACAAGGACTCGTTGGCTCCAGTTGTCGAGTACTTCAGGAAGGATGTGGTTCGGTTGGTGGATACCTTTAACTGGAGGCGATAG
- a CDS encoding Rne/Rng family ribonuclease, producing MSNELIIDVSKAEISIAQLEDKKLVELHNERREEGFSVGDIYIGRVRKLMPGLNAAFVDVGYEKDAFLHYLDLGPQFSSLSKFLIQATARKPKSNPFYSMKMEHDIDKNGKISSQLTPGQNILVQIAKEPISTKGPRLTSEISIAGRNMVLMPFSEKISVSQKISSNEEKKRLKKLLESIKPQHYGVIVRTAAEGKKVAVLDAELKELVRRWEMVYEKLRTTPVPSLVLSEMNRTTAILRDVLNGSFTNIYVNDDSVYEDIKEYISSIAPDKEKIVKLYKGNVPIFDQYGVSKQIKASFGKTVSFKSGAYLIIEHTEALHVIDVNSGNRSKMLDNQEANALEVNSTAVQEIARQLRLRDMGGIIVIDFIDMHGNENKQKIFDKMREAMATDRAKHNILPLTKFGLMQITRQRVRPEMHINTTEQCPSCQGTGQISPAIIFDTQIENQMAYFLEERKLRWIKLIVHPYIAAYLKQGFFSKRFEWMWKYKCFIKIAESQSFSYMEFKLYDKYGDQITQESIAMLQKPDEEE from the coding sequence GTGAGTAACGAACTTATTATTGACGTTAGCAAGGCTGAGATTAGCATAGCGCAACTCGAAGACAAAAAGCTCGTTGAGCTCCATAACGAACGCCGCGAAGAAGGCTTTTCGGTTGGAGACATCTACATCGGAAGGGTTCGCAAGCTGATGCCAGGCCTAAATGCGGCTTTTGTTGACGTTGGTTACGAAAAGGATGCCTTTCTCCACTATCTTGATCTTGGACCTCAATTCAGCTCTCTGTCTAAATTTTTGATTCAGGCGACAGCACGCAAGCCCAAATCTAACCCTTTCTACTCCATGAAAATGGAGCACGACATCGACAAGAACGGGAAGATATCCTCGCAGCTTACCCCTGGACAAAACATTTTAGTACAAATAGCGAAGGAACCCATTTCCACCAAAGGCCCTCGTTTAACATCAGAAATCTCGATTGCTGGACGCAACATGGTTCTGATGCCATTTTCCGAGAAGATATCAGTATCTCAAAAAATCAGTTCGAACGAGGAAAAAAAACGCCTTAAAAAGCTTCTCGAAAGCATCAAACCGCAACACTACGGAGTAATAGTCCGTACCGCTGCCGAAGGGAAAAAGGTAGCCGTTCTTGATGCCGAGCTCAAGGAACTTGTCCGAAGGTGGGAAATGGTTTACGAAAAGCTACGAACAACCCCGGTACCCAGCTTAGTACTCAGCGAAATGAACCGAACAACCGCCATCCTCCGAGATGTGCTCAACGGTTCTTTCACAAATATCTACGTAAACGACGATTCGGTTTACGAAGACATAAAAGAATACATCAGCAGCATTGCTCCTGATAAAGAAAAAATTGTAAAGCTGTACAAGGGCAACGTTCCCATTTTCGACCAGTATGGGGTATCCAAGCAGATAAAGGCATCCTTTGGTAAGACAGTTTCGTTTAAAAGCGGCGCTTACCTCATCATTGAGCATACCGAAGCGCTTCACGTTATCGACGTCAACAGCGGCAACCGCAGCAAGATGCTCGACAACCAGGAGGCCAATGCCCTTGAGGTAAACTCTACTGCTGTGCAGGAAATCGCCCGCCAGCTAAGGCTGCGCGATATGGGAGGAATTATTGTTATTGACTTTATCGACATGCATGGAAACGAGAATAAGCAGAAAATTTTCGACAAGATGCGTGAGGCAATGGCCACCGATAGAGCTAAGCACAACATTCTTCCTCTAACCAAATTTGGGCTAATGCAAATTACCCGTCAACGGGTTCGCCCAGAAATGCACATCAACACAACGGAACAGTGTCCAAGCTGCCAAGGAACCGGTCAAATTAGCCCTGCCATTATTTTCGATACGCAAATCGAAAACCAGATGGCCTACTTTTTAGAGGAGCGTAAGCTTCGGTGGATAAAACTAATCGTTCATCCATACATTGCAGCATACCTGAAACAAGGATTTTTCTCTAAACGATTCGAGTGGATGTGGAAGTACAAATGCTTCATTAAAATTGCCGAATCGCAATCATTCTCGTATATGGAGTTTAAGCTGTACGACAAGTATGGCGATCAAATTACCCAGGAAAGCATAGCAATGCTACAAAAACCGGATGAAGAAGAATAA
- a CDS encoding 4'-phosphopantetheinyl transferase family protein, translating into MAISFISRDERLSVYLWKIEEELPDLLSSAALTADEQAQYDTFRAESRKRQWLTVRALANKVFGRKATITYSAIGRPSLETDGEYISISHADAYAAIAVGPISRIGVDVESINRKYTSIRHKFVADSEAAIFAAKGFEAKLYLPIIWCAKEAAFKAANCSDVDFIRDVVVDGVAANGELSAGEVTVRFNPLDASGTFKFSIFDDHVIAWGEYDGI; encoded by the coding sequence ATGGCCATATCCTTTATCAGCAGAGACGAACGGCTGTCGGTTTACCTTTGGAAGATTGAGGAGGAGCTGCCGGATCTGCTGAGCAGCGCTGCGCTTACCGCCGACGAGCAGGCGCAGTACGATACCTTTAGGGCCGAGTCGCGCAAGCGGCAGTGGCTTACGGTTCGGGCGCTCGCCAATAAGGTCTTCGGGCGTAAGGCTACAATTACGTATAGCGCCATTGGTCGGCCTTCTTTGGAAACCGATGGCGAGTACATCTCCATCTCGCACGCCGATGCCTATGCGGCCATCGCCGTAGGGCCGATTAGCCGCATTGGGGTTGATGTGGAGAGCATCAACCGCAAGTACACCTCCATCCGTCATAAGTTTGTTGCGGATAGCGAGGCGGCCATCTTCGCCGCTAAAGGATTTGAGGCGAAGCTTTATCTACCTATTATATGGTGCGCCAAGGAGGCGGCCTTTAAGGCGGCCAACTGCAGCGATGTCGATTTTATCCGCGATGTGGTGGTTGATGGGGTAGCGGCCAACGGTGAGCTTTCGGCTGGCGAGGTGACGGTAAGGTTCAACCCGCTGGATGCAAGCGGCACCTTTAAATTCTCGATTTTTGATGATCATGTTATAGCATGGGGCGAGTATGACGGTATTTAA